The genomic window CCAACCTCGAGCACCTGCAGCCGCACGACGAGATCAAGTTCGTCATCGCCGACCGCGGGGACTACGACTGGGCCAAGGGGATCATGGCCAAGCACCGGCTGGAAACGAAAGTGAATTGCGTCTTGATGAGCGCCGCCTGGGCCCAGGCGGCCAACAGCGAAGTCGCCGGATGCGCCGGGCTCGAACCGAAATTACTCGCCCAGTGGATCCTGGCCGATGCCCTGCCCGTGCGCATGCAGACGCAGCTGCACAAGATGATCTGGCATCCCGCCACGCGCGGCGTCTAGTAAATCCAGCCTTCGACGGCGGCCGTCGCGGGCGGAATCCATTGCAGCGGATCGGTCAGCAGCAGCATGGCGTCGAGCAGGTCGCCCTCAGTATCCGCGATGGCTTCCTGGCCGATCCGGTCGGTGACACGCAGATGTTCCTGGTCGAGCTCACGCACCAGCCGCTCGCGCAAGTTTTGGGGTGGAAGCCCCGCGCCCTTGCAGCCATGGTCCGGAAGCCCGAGCAGCTTCAGAATGCTCGCGGGACAGCCTTCGCAGACGGTGACATGGTTTGAGGTCTCGCCGCGAACAACCGGCTCGATGCGGATGCCCGCTTCCGAAAGCGGCTTGAGCACCTCCGCGATCAAGGTCCAGGTCTGCTTGAAGACGCGCAGATTCATCGGCGCCATCGGCGTGCGGAAGACCCGGTCGCACTCGCGCCGGGGCTCCTCGCGCGAAATCTTGCGGATCGCCGTCCGCCAGATGCGAGGATCCTTGAAGTCCCGCAACCACTCCGCCATGGCGCTCCAGGTGGGCGCGACATCGAACTGCCGCAGCGATTCCAGGGCGAGGCCGAAGGGCGCGTCGATGCGGAAGAGATGCGGCTGGCCATCCTTCGCGGATTCAAGGATGTGGCGCACCAGGCCGTTGCGGTCCATGCGTCCCTTGGATCGGATGGGCTCGTGGCGCTTGAGCAGGTCGCGCTCGACCACGCGGATCTTGGCGGCGCCGCCGGAGGCCGCCCCCGAAAAATCGATGCCGTGCAGAATCATGCGTTCGTTCGTTTCAATTTCGCCCGCACATGGACTGCGACTTGCCGCAGGGGCAGCAGCCACCGGACGGCATCGGGGCTTCCGCGGATGCGCCGGCACCCACGACGCCGAACACGCTGTGGCGCCGCATGAACTTGCGATTCCTGCCCGCGGGATCCTCGACCGGCTTGTCCGCATCGGCCATGGGCCGCAGCAGCTCGATCACTTCCTCGTCGGTGTCATTGGCGTACTCGTAGATGGGCATGGCTTGATCCTACGGGCGAGGGCGGCTCGGCTTCGCCGGTCTTTGCGGGGCCCTTGAAGCAGGTCGCGGAGTCGGTTTGGCGAATGGCTTGCCTTTCACGGCGGGCTTGAACATGGGCTTCGCACCGAATTTCAACGCAGGCTTCGCAGCCTGCGCCGATGACTCCTCCGCCTCGCCGCGCTCGTCGGGCCGCGTGCGCGAAGCGGTCGGCTTGAAGGCCGCCTTCTTCAGGCTCGCGAATTCGGCGGCGGACAATTCCCGCCACGCCCCCACCGTGATGCCGCGCAGCTGGAGCGGCCCGATCGCGATCTGGCGGAGGCGCTTCAGCGGATAGCCGATGCGGAGCATGGTGAGGCGGATCTCGGTGTTCTTGCCGTCGCGGATCTCCATGAGCATGGTGGTGCGCCCCGCCTCGCGGCTGAGCACGGTCACGCGCGAACGCTTCTCCGGATCATCGGTCCTGCTGCGCTTGGAGGGAAAGAGCTCCGACTCGATGCGCGAGACCGCCGCGTCGTCGAGCCTGCCCGCCACCACCAGCTCGAAAGTCTTGGAAACCTCGTAGCGCGGATGGGTGAGCCGGTTGGCGAATTCGCCGTCGTTGGTCAGCAGCACCAGCCCGCTGGCGTCGATCTCCAGCCGCCCCACCGGGAAAAGTCGGGTCTGCAGCGGATGCTGCACCAGGTCGATCACGCGCCGCCGCCCCTCGGGATCCACATTGGTGCAGACGATTCCCTTGGGCTTGTAGAGCATGATGTAGACGTGCGGATCGGCGCGGCGGATGGGCCGCCCGTCCACTTCGATCTTGTCCGTGCGGGCGTCCACCCACGCAGGCAGCGCGTCGATGATGATGCCGTTGACGCGCACCCGCGCCTCCGCCACCATCGCCTCGCATTCGCGGCGGCTGGCGACGCCGGCCTGGGCCAGCACCTTCTGGATGCGCTCGCCGCGTCGGTCATCGGTGAAGGGATGGGCGCTGGCGGATCGTCGACGCATGGCCCCGCATAGTAGACGCTTGTTTCGCCGTACACTTTCGCCATGAGCGATCCCATCCCCCTCACACTCGAGAGCTTGAACGCTCGGCTGGCTCGATTCATGAAATTCCTGCGTTTTTGCGTGCGCTGGATCGCCAAGGATCGCGCCACCCAGATGGCCAGCGCCCTCGCCTACCGCACGCTGCTGGGGCTGCTGCCGGTGCTGATCGTGGCCACGCTGATCTTCAAGTCGGTGGCCGGCAATAATTTCGCGCCCATGGTCGCCGATGGCCTGCAGGGGCTGGGCCTGCAGAACATGAAGATCATCGCCCCGGGTTCCGACGGCAAGGAAGTGGGGATGGATGAGTGGCTGCTGGGCATCGTCTCCGACGCCGCCAAGCTCGACCTCTCGGCGCTGGGCATCGTCGGCGCCAGCGTGCTCCTCTTCAGCTCGATCTGGGTGGTGATCACCATCGAGGAGAGCTTCAACATGATCTGCCGCACCGCCCATGGCCGGAGCTGGACGCGGCGCTTCATCACCTACTGGTTCGCGCTGACCGCCGGACCGCTGCTGCTGGGCGCGCTGCCGATCGTCGGCTCCTACGTGACCGCGTCGGCGGACATGCTGCCCAACTGGGGATGGCTGCTTTGGGTGGTCCGATCGCTGTGGGGATTCTTCGTGCTCTGGTTGTTGCTGCTGCTGGCTTACACCGCCGTGCCGAGCTCGCCGCCGCACTTCAAGTTCGCCGCCGCGGGCGCCCTGGTGAGCGCGCTGGGCCTCGAGCTGGGGCGGCATTTCCTGGGCCTCTACGTCAGCAAGACCCTGAGCCTGAGCCTGATCTACGGATCGCTGGGCTTGGTGCCGGTCTTCATGTTCTGGCTCTACGCGATGTGGCTGGTGGTTCTGGGCGGGCTGCAGGCGGCCGTGCTCTGGGATGTCTTTGGCAAGCGCGGCTGGGAGCAGATGGCGATCGACGAGGGTCCGACGCTCGCCGATCCCGGCGTCGCCGTCGCCATCATGCGCCACGTGGTCGCCAGCTACGCCAAGGGAACGCCCGCGACGCTGGCCAGCATTTCGCAATCGGTCGGTTTGTCCAGCGCGATCACGCTGCTGCTGATGGAGCGGCTGCTGGGGCGCGGATTGCTGCTCTACGTCGCCGACGGCGAGCACTACGTGCCCGGCCGGCCCGGCGGGGAGATCCTGATGGCCGACGCGCTGCGGGTGGGCTTCGAGTCCTGCAATGGAACCCTGGGATGCGTGGATCCCTCGCTGCAGGAACTTCGCAATGCCCAGGTGCAGTCGCTCGCCAATCGCACGCTCGCCCTGCCCGAGGGGGGCTGAGGCCTCCGCGGCGAAAACCTTCACACGCGGAAGCGGTTGATGGCGGCGTTGAGGTCGCCCACGGAGTGCTTGAGCTGGTCGGCGGCGCGGGTGAACTCGCCCAGCGACCGCGCCGTGACTTTCACGTTCTCCGAGAGGTTGACCATCGACTCGCTGATCTGGCGGGCGCCGAGGTTCTGGCTGCCCATTCCCTGGCTGACGTGGATGAAGCGCTCCTTCATCACTTCGACGCTCTCGATGATGCTGGAGAGCGTGACGCCGATGCTCTCGACCTGGGCGGCGCTGCGGGCGACCTGCGCGGAGAACTTGTCCATCTCGGTCACGCCCTCAGTCACGGCCCCCTGCATCTGCCGGACGGTGTGCTCGATGTCCTGGGTCGCCGAGGCGGTCTGGTCCGCAAGCCGGCGGATCTCGCGGGCGACGACCAGGAAGCCGCGCCCATGCTCGCCCGCCTTCTCCGCCTCCAGCGCCGCGTTGACGCTCAGCAGATTGGTCTGGTCCGCGACTTTGGCGATGGTGACCACGACGCCGGTGATGTCCCGGGTCCGGGCCTTGATGTCCTCCAGCTTCTCGGAGATCGATCCGCTCTGGCCCAGCAGCTCCTGCATCGCGGACTGCATGTCGGCCAGGCCCGCGCGGCTGGCCGCTGCCAGTCCGGCGGAATGCTTG from Planctomycetota bacterium includes these protein-coding regions:
- a CDS encoding DUF429 domain-containing protein → MILHGIDFSGAASGGAAKIRVVERDLLKRHEPIRSKGRMDRNGLVRHILESAKDGQPHLFRIDAPFGLALESLRQFDVAPTWSAMAEWLRDFKDPRIWRTAIRKISREEPRRECDRVFRTPMAPMNLRVFKQTWTLIAEVLKPLSEAGIRIEPVVRGETSNHVTVCEGCPASILKLLGLPDHGCKGAGLPPQNLRERLVRELDQEHLRVTDRIGQEAIADTEGDLLDAMLLLTDPLQWIPPATAAVEGWIY
- a CDS encoding rRNA pseudouridine synthase gives rise to the protein MRRRSASAHPFTDDRRGERIQKVLAQAGVASRRECEAMVAEARVRVNGIIIDALPAWVDARTDKIEVDGRPIRRADPHVYIMLYKPKGIVCTNVDPEGRRRVIDLVQHPLQTRLFPVGRLEIDASGLVLLTNDGEFANRLTHPRYEVSKTFELVVAGRLDDAAVSRIESELFPSKRSRTDDPEKRSRVTVLSREAGRTTMLMEIRDGKNTEIRLTMLRIGYPLKRLRQIAIGPLQLRGITVGAWRELSAAEFASLKKAAFKPTASRTRPDERGEAEESSAQAAKPALKFGAKPMFKPAVKGKPFAKPTPRPASRAPQRPAKPSRPRP
- a CDS encoding YihY family inner membrane protein; its protein translation is MSDPIPLTLESLNARLARFMKFLRFCVRWIAKDRATQMASALAYRTLLGLLPVLIVATLIFKSVAGNNFAPMVADGLQGLGLQNMKIIAPGSDGKEVGMDEWLLGIVSDAAKLDLSALGIVGASVLLFSSIWVVITIEESFNMICRTAHGRSWTRRFITYWFALTAGPLLLGALPIVGSYVTASADMLPNWGWLLWVVRSLWGFFVLWLLLLLAYTAVPSSPPHFKFAAAGALVSALGLELGRHFLGLYVSKTLSLSLIYGSLGLVPVFMFWLYAMWLVVLGGLQAAVLWDVFGKRGWEQMAIDEGPTLADPGVAVAIMRHVVASYAKGTPATLASISQSVGLSSAITLLLMERLLGRGLLLYVADGEHYVPGRPGGEILMADALRVGFESCNGTLGCVDPSLQELRNAQVQSLANRTLALPEGG
- a CDS encoding zinc ribbon domain-containing protein; amino-acid sequence: MPIYEYANDTDEEVIELLRPMADADKPVEDPAGRNRKFMRRHSVFGVVGAGASAEAPMPSGGCCPCGKSQSMCGRN